In the genome of Actinomadura graeca, one region contains:
- the prfB gene encoding peptide chain release factor 2 — MAGIEPEEQLKELGSTLTGIEQVLDLDAMRRDIADLREQSADPGLWNDQERAQTVTRRLSYLESELSRVEGLRQRHDDVATLYELAQEMDDADTRVEADEELASLHKAVQQLEVRTLMSGEYDAREALVTINAQAGGVDAADWAEQLQRMYLRWAERHGYPTEVYETSYAEEAGIKSTTFTVKAPYAYGTLRGEHGTHRLVRISPFDNQGRRQTSFAGLDVVPVVEQSDHVDIDESELRVDVYRSSGPGGQGVNTTDSAVRITHLPTGIVVSCQNERSQLQNKATAMNVLQAKLLERKRQEEAEKMSALRGEGTSSWGTQIRNYVLHPYQIVKDLRTGVEAGNPSSVLDGDIDEFIEAEIRWMRQQETA, encoded by the coding sequence GTGGCAGGCATCGAACCCGAAGAGCAGCTCAAAGAGCTCGGCTCGACACTCACCGGCATCGAGCAGGTGCTGGACCTCGACGCCATGCGGCGCGACATCGCCGACCTGCGCGAGCAGTCGGCCGACCCGGGCCTCTGGAACGATCAGGAACGCGCCCAGACGGTGACGCGCCGCCTGTCGTACCTGGAGAGCGAGCTGAGCCGGGTCGAGGGCCTGCGGCAGCGGCACGACGACGTCGCCACGCTCTACGAGCTGGCCCAGGAGATGGACGACGCCGACACCCGTGTGGAGGCCGACGAGGAGCTGGCGTCGCTGCACAAGGCCGTCCAGCAGCTCGAGGTCCGCACGCTGATGTCGGGCGAGTACGACGCGCGCGAGGCCCTCGTCACGATCAACGCGCAGGCCGGCGGCGTGGACGCGGCCGACTGGGCCGAGCAGCTCCAGCGGATGTACCTGCGCTGGGCCGAGCGGCACGGCTACCCGACGGAGGTCTACGAGACGTCCTACGCGGAGGAGGCGGGCATCAAGTCCACCACCTTCACGGTGAAGGCCCCCTACGCCTACGGGACGCTGCGCGGCGAGCACGGCACGCACCGCCTCGTCCGGATCTCCCCCTTCGACAACCAGGGCCGCCGGCAGACGTCGTTCGCCGGGCTCGACGTCGTCCCCGTCGTGGAGCAGAGCGACCACGTCGACATCGACGAGAGCGAGCTGCGGGTGGACGTGTACCGCTCGTCCGGGCCCGGCGGCCAGGGCGTCAACACCACCGACTCGGCGGTGCGGATCACCCACCTGCCGACCGGGATCGTCGTGTCCTGCCAGAACGAGCGCAGCCAGTTGCAGAACAAGGCGACGGCGATGAACGTGCTCCAGGCCAAGCTGCTGGAGCGCAAGCGGCAGGAGGAGGCGGAGAAGATGTCCGCCCTGCGCGGCGAGGGCACCAGCAGCTGGGGCACGCAGATCCGCAACTACGTCCTGCACCCATACCAGATCGTCAAGGACCTGAGGACGGGCGTCGAGGCGGGCAACCCCTCGTCGGTGCTGGACGGCGACATCGACGAGTTCATCGAGGCCGAGATCCGCTGGATGCGCCAGCAGGAGACGGCCTGA